A part of Paenibacillus sp. 481 genomic DNA contains:
- a CDS encoding class I SAM-dependent methyltransferase produces MEQLAQLINRVIEQSLLDSAVLSQLRKKTEEGYTKLIVKPVLVRDELHLQFEYHFANKVTHENVPWAQASERLLELFETTFRQGLLRTTEADYQVLISKKFKVSIRQQAAVVKKVDVSHNRKKQYVLNEGDPVPFLIELGIMNEQGKVLAAKYDKFKQINRFLEMVADVLPYLPQGRTVRILDFGCGKSYLTFALYHFLKVQSGKDVHIIGLDLKKDVIEHCESLARRLQYDGLSFLVGDIAEYGGVDTVDMVVTLHACDIATDAALNKAVRWGASVILSVPCCQHELYRQVEQEVLGPILEHGILRERFASLSTDAVRAKLLDCVGYRTQLLEFIDMEHTPKNLLIRAVRTEGNVEQSWQQYTAFRDFLSIQPYLERALADLLPGDSAPKR; encoded by the coding sequence ATGGAACAATTAGCACAACTTATTAACCGAGTCATCGAGCAATCTTTGCTTGATTCCGCGGTGCTTAGTCAACTTCGTAAGAAGACAGAGGAAGGCTACACGAAACTCATCGTCAAGCCCGTCCTCGTACGAGACGAGCTGCATTTGCAGTTCGAGTATCACTTTGCGAACAAGGTTACACATGAAAATGTACCTTGGGCTCAAGCGAGCGAGCGTTTGTTGGAACTATTTGAAACAACGTTCCGTCAAGGGTTACTGCGGACGACAGAGGCAGACTATCAAGTTTTAATTAGTAAAAAGTTTAAAGTATCGATTCGCCAACAAGCAGCTGTCGTTAAAAAGGTAGACGTCTCGCACAATCGTAAGAAACAGTACGTGCTTAACGAAGGCGACCCTGTTCCGTTTCTTATTGAGCTGGGCATTATGAATGAGCAAGGTAAAGTGCTCGCTGCCAAGTACGATAAATTCAAGCAAATTAATCGCTTTTTGGAGATGGTCGCGGATGTGCTGCCTTACTTGCCGCAGGGGCGGACGGTGCGCATTTTAGATTTTGGCTGCGGCAAATCGTATTTAACGTTTGCCCTATACCATTTCTTGAAAGTGCAATCCGGCAAAGATGTTCACATTATCGGCTTAGATTTGAAAAAAGACGTTATCGAGCACTGCGAGTCGCTGGCGCGTCGTCTTCAGTACGATGGCCTGTCATTTTTAGTCGGCGATATTGCCGAATATGGTGGGGTCGACACGGTTGATATGGTCGTGACGCTTCATGCCTGTGACATTGCTACAGACGCAGCGCTAAACAAAGCCGTCCGTTGGGGAGCTAGTGTCATCTTGTCTGTGCCATGCTGCCAGCACGAACTGTATCGTCAAGTGGAGCAGGAAGTACTCGGTCCGATTTTGGAGCATGGCATTTTGCGGGAGCGCTTCGCCTCATTGTCGACAGATGCGGTTCGCGCCAAATTGCTCGATTGTGTAGGTTATCGGACACAACTACTAGAGTTTATCGACATGGAGCATACGCCCAAAAATTTATTGATTCGTGCGGTGCGTACTGAAGGAAACGTGGAACAATCATGGCAGCAATACACGGCCTTCCGTGATTTTCTGTCCATTCAGCCGTACTTGGAGCGCGCGCTTGCTGATCTATTGCCTGGAGATAGTGCTCCTAAGCGCTAA